From Camelus bactrianus isolate YW-2024 breed Bactrian camel chromosome 16, ASM4877302v1, whole genome shotgun sequence, the proteins below share one genomic window:
- the MRPL38 gene encoding large ribosomal subunit protein mL38 isoform X2 — protein MAAPWWRAVLCGSRGWRGFSTSAALSRRTPPLGPMPNEDIDVSNLHRLKKYRSFDRYRRQAEQEAREPHWWRTYREHFREESDPKDKIDIGLPPPKVFRTQQLLERKRVLQELRANVEEERAARLRTTRISLEAVRAEWEKTCGPYHKQRLAEYYGLYRDLLGGATFVPRVPLQVAYAVGEHDLMPVYHGNEVTPTEAAQAPEVTYEADEGSMWTLLLTNLDGHLLEPDAEYVHWLVYQLAQRTFHTFDFYKKHQDAMTPAGLAFFQCRWDDSVTHVFHHLLEMREPVFEFVRPPPYHPKQKRFPHREPLRYLDRYRDSHEPTYGIY, from the exons ATGGCGGCGCCCTGGTGGCGAGCCGTGCTGTGCGGAAGTCGGGGGTGGCGGGGCTTCAGCACCTCAG CCGCCCTGAGCCGCCGGACCCCTCCTCTGGGGCCGATGCCCAACGAGGACATCGATGTCAGCAACCTACACCGGCTGAAGAAGTACCGCAGCTTCGACCGCTACCGGCGCCAGGCGGAGCAGGAGGCGCGGGAACCACATTGGTGGCGGACCTACCGGGAGCACTTCCGGGAGGAGTCAG ATCCCAAAGACAAGATTGACATCGGGCTGCCTCCACCTAAGGTCTTCCGGACCCAACAGCTGTTGGAGCGGAAACGGGTCCTCCAGGAGCTGCGGGCCAACGTGGAGGAGGAGCGGGCTGCTCGCCTCCGCACAA CTCGCATCTCCCTGGAGGCTGTGCGGGCCGAGTGGGAGAAGACCTGTGGCCCCTACCACAAGCAGCGTCTGGCCGAATACTACGGCCTCTACCGCGACCTGCTCGGCGGGGCCACCTTCGTGCCCCGAGTCCCCCTGCAGGTGGCCTACGCTGTGGGCGAGCACGACCTGATGCCTGTGTACCATGGCAACGAGGTGACACCAACTGAG GCTGCCCAGGCCCCAGAAGTGACCTATGAGGCAGATGAGGGCTCCATGTGGACACTGCTGCTCACCAACTTGG ATGGACACCTGCTGGAACCGGATGCCGAATATGTCCACTGGCTGGT CTACCAGCTTGCCCAGCGGACCTTCCACACTTTTGATTTCTACAAGAAACACCAAGATGCCATGACTCCAGCTGGCCTGGCTTTCTTCCAGTGCCGTTGGGATGACTCGGTCACCCACGTCTTCCACCATCTTCTGG AAATGCGAGAGCCGGTGTTTGAGTTTGTGCGGCCGCCCCCGTACCACCCGAAGCAGAAGCGCTTCCCCCACCGGGAGCCCCTGCGCTACCTGGACCGGTACAGGGACAGTCACGAGCCCACCTATGGCATCTACTGA
- the MRPL38 gene encoding large ribosomal subunit protein mL38 isoform X1 — MAAPWWRAVLCGSRGWRGFSTSAALSRRTPPLGPMPNEDIDVSNLHRLKKYRSFDRYRRQAEQEAREPHWWRTYREHFREESDPKDKIDIGLPPPKVFRTQQLLERKRVLQELRANVEEERAARLRTTRISLEAVRAEWEKTCGPYHKQRLAEYYGLYRDLLGGATFVPRVPLQVAYAVGEHDLMPVYHGNEVTPTEAAQAPEVTYEADEGSMWTLLLTNLDGHLLEPDAEYVHWLVTNIPGNRMAEGQETCPYLPPFPAQGTGFHRFAFLLFKQDKPIDFSGDTRPSPCYQLAQRTFHTFDFYKKHQDAMTPAGLAFFQCRWDDSVTHVFHHLLEMREPVFEFVRPPPYHPKQKRFPHREPLRYLDRYRDSHEPTYGIY; from the exons ATGGCGGCGCCCTGGTGGCGAGCCGTGCTGTGCGGAAGTCGGGGGTGGCGGGGCTTCAGCACCTCAG CCGCCCTGAGCCGCCGGACCCCTCCTCTGGGGCCGATGCCCAACGAGGACATCGATGTCAGCAACCTACACCGGCTGAAGAAGTACCGCAGCTTCGACCGCTACCGGCGCCAGGCGGAGCAGGAGGCGCGGGAACCACATTGGTGGCGGACCTACCGGGAGCACTTCCGGGAGGAGTCAG ATCCCAAAGACAAGATTGACATCGGGCTGCCTCCACCTAAGGTCTTCCGGACCCAACAGCTGTTGGAGCGGAAACGGGTCCTCCAGGAGCTGCGGGCCAACGTGGAGGAGGAGCGGGCTGCTCGCCTCCGCACAA CTCGCATCTCCCTGGAGGCTGTGCGGGCCGAGTGGGAGAAGACCTGTGGCCCCTACCACAAGCAGCGTCTGGCCGAATACTACGGCCTCTACCGCGACCTGCTCGGCGGGGCCACCTTCGTGCCCCGAGTCCCCCTGCAGGTGGCCTACGCTGTGGGCGAGCACGACCTGATGCCTGTGTACCATGGCAACGAGGTGACACCAACTGAG GCTGCCCAGGCCCCAGAAGTGACCTATGAGGCAGATGAGGGCTCCATGTGGACACTGCTGCTCACCAACTTGG ATGGACACCTGCTGGAACCGGATGCCGAATATGTCCACTGGCTGGT AACCAACATCCCAGGCAACAGGATGGCTGAAGGACAGGAGACATGTCCCTACCTaccccccttccctgcccagggCACCGGCTTCCACCGCTTTGCCTTCCTGCTTTTCAAGCAAGACAAGCCAATCGACTTCTCTGGGGACACCCGGCCCTCACCCTG CTACCAGCTTGCCCAGCGGACCTTCCACACTTTTGATTTCTACAAGAAACACCAAGATGCCATGACTCCAGCTGGCCTGGCTTTCTTCCAGTGCCGTTGGGATGACTCGGTCACCCACGTCTTCCACCATCTTCTGG AAATGCGAGAGCCGGTGTTTGAGTTTGTGCGGCCGCCCCCGTACCACCCGAAGCAGAAGCGCTTCCCCCACCGGGAGCCCCTGCGCTACCTGGACCGGTACAGGGACAGTCACGAGCCCACCTATGGCATCTACTGA